The nucleotide sequence CTGCCAGTTTCAGCTTTCTCTacttcaattaatttttcaccTGTCTTTGGCTGTAATgggcttttttcttttatactattTCCAGTTATATAGTTCCCAGACTGTTGACTTTCTGTAGAATATTGCCTAGGtagatgataaaaaatgtttatataaatataacttttattcCATATAATTTAGTAATCAcaaatctattatataatttcttaccTTTTCAGAGAACCGTTTAATGATCTTCTATCAGTTATAGAGCCTGATTCACTTTGACTTTCCGAAATTCTTGATCTAGCACGtgttaatttttcttgtatttcttGTGTACCCATTTTTGATTCCAACTGCTGCTTAATTTCATGTAAATCTGCATCCGAACCATCATCAGTGTGCACTGTTCCAAATTTGTCAGGTcgattttacaataattaatatattttatcatcgaataatattaaaatgataaaggCATAACTAGAAGAAGCTAATTTAGGGTCaatttatactatattttaatattactttactttacaCTACTACACATTCAATGAaatgttatctttttaataaaggaTTTAAAACGCTTATaggtataaatattattaattaaagtatttataaaatttttcatgcatttttttttgttttaataatgttatagcaatactataatatatgcTGCAATCATGAATTTAATTCACACTTTTTAACAAATCAATTAGTGAATCTAAGCTACTACTCATGTGTAaaatacttttgtttttaataaataaatattgaagcCGAGTGCaacataatattttaagaatagcATAAATaggagtagaaaaaaattcgtaattaCTTTTTCACTAACTTACGATTTCCAACTAAGACCcatggaaaaatataattttatattaatgacCTATTTAAgccattaaaaattatacggAAATTGATACATACCTTCTTGTAAATGTTGCATTAGAAATTCAGCAAAAGCACCCCTTTTGTCCATAAGTTGTTTGTAAGTTCCACTTTCTGTTATTTCACCATCTTTAAGAACAAAGATATTGTCAACCTCAGGTAGATAGACAATGTCATGTGTAATGTGTACccttgtctttttcttcaacaGACCACTAGGGCCTACcacattttcaaaaatatgttTTCCCACATGAGCATCTACAGCACTTAAAGGATCAtccaagaaatatatatctgattCATTATAAACTGCTCTGGCTAAAGCAACTCTTTGTTTTTGACCTCCAGATAAATTTATACCCTTTTCACCAATTTCTGTTTGATCTCCTGCAGGTAACATTTGAAGATCTGGACCTAACATACATGCATCTATAACCCGATTATATAAAGCTTTGTTTAAAGGTTTTCCGAACAAAACGTTATCTTGCAAAGTTGCATTTTGTATCCAGGCTTGTTGAGAAACATATGCAATAGAACCCTATCAATACACACAATGAGTAAACaacatttgtaatattaaaattacattattatttaacaaagtAATTTAAGTACTTACTTTTGTATTAACACGACCATttaatttttccatttctccAAGAAAAGCTGATATTAAAGAACTCTTTCCAGATCCAACTGAACCAACTACTGCTACTAATTGGCCTTGTTCTATACtcatattaatattctttaaaattgGTTTATCACTGTTTTCTATATCCCAAGTAAAACTACCATTCTCAATGATTAATGGATGTACTAAAAAGTCAAATCAAAATCATATTTcccataaataaaataaatgttataatattttacatttgacCTACATTCAGATTGATCATGATGTACATTATTAGGATCAAGTTCCTCTGTATTCATGAAATTGTTAATACGTTTAATGGAAACATAAGcctaaaaaaagatattattaaaattatagtattaataagtcatattaaatataataacttttatttttctatgttgTAAGCTCATTTTGACATTACCTGAACTATATTACCTATCATCATTGGTAacatagaaagaggaaatcttaaaatattgaataaactAAGTGAAACGAATGCAGTCTCACTATCCAAGACATTATTTTTGTCTATAAGTACATAAGTTGCAAAAGATACCAATGAAACCTAAAAATTTATGTTGCATTAATGTcctttcgtgaaaaaaaatgaaaagttaaaaaaaagaattcaataaaatttaataaaccttcctgcaaaatataaaatattataattaacctACCAAAAATGGCGCACAAGACCAAATAAAACTTGTTCCTGCATTTAGATATGCTGCTTCTTTTAATACttgtatttctttccttctaatGTGTAGTATTTGTTCTTCAAAAGATGGTTCCCAAGCGTATAATTTCAATACTTTTATTCCATTAAGAActtcattcattaatttaacTCTCTCATCTTTGTCTTTCATTTGCCGAATTTGTAatgtttttactttatttgCAATTAATGCATTTATAGGAATAAGAACAATCATAACAGCTAATCCAGCAAGTACTGCTGGACCTAATTTCTCCCATAAAAATGACAGTGCTAAAACAATTTGTAATGGTGCAGACCAaatcatatttatgtatgctGTCAAATCCATGAACCTTTGTGCATCAACAGACATCAGATTTACTATTTCACCAAGTGTTGATTCTTTTCTGGCAGAATTTGACATTCTCATTGCTTTTCTATAAATTGCTGTTATCAATGCAGTTCGTATACGTAATCCAACTAAAAACATGCGATGAAAATACTGTGATAACACTAGAGTTTGAAGTGTAGCTGTAATTAAGAGTAAAATTGCATAAAAATAGCCCTTCCACAATGGTTCACCACCACTTACAAATCTAATAAgtaatctgtaaaaaaaagaaaacaaaaataattattatctatctagaagcaatcataaataattacttaGAAGATTTTAATTCTATTGTACTTACTTTAATAATTGTGGGCTAATAAAAGTCATAATATCTTGTATAAGTTTAAGTACTGCACCAAATAAAAAAGTGGCACCAAAAGCTTTACAAAGTGCTGgtaaaatagaagaaacttTCTTCCTACGATCATTATCAAAATCAACTTGACCAGATGATTTTCTAAATGATGCTTTTGCATTTTGtacactaaaaaaaaaatcctatttcaaattctttttaaagattatCAGAACATGTATTATTACAAAGCTTACCTAAAGTAAGACCAAATTAGCCTTGTTAgccaaataaataaataatttattattgaattacATGTGCTTAcctatattttattgtatgtatcaccatttaatatgtatatatacatgtactaCATACACAACTAAACatactaaaatataaaaaatatgtttttagaaatagtaaaacttacttatctcctttttttgaaGTTTTACTCCAATGCCTACCAAATTTTGGAACAATTTCAGAAGCTGTATCTTCAGGATTCATAGACCATAAATCTGTAGATTCCAAAGGCTTTTTAAAACCTTTCCATGCCAGGGAATCAAACCATGCAAAAATAAGTCTTGATGGAAAAGATGAATTTTGTTCTGGGCATGGTCTTTCCACCTATAAATAACATCCATATTTATATGCTTTTGTCACAAgtattatcgtattttattttttcataaattttttgagAAATTCAAATCTTACCAATGGATATTCCGAATATTTAGGCTCTGCATcaacaatgaaatttaataggAACATTGATATTACTAAACTGTAATAGATCATATATGATACAAACAGGTACGTTGGTTcctaaaaacaatattttattttatctatatttttataagcttataagaaaaaaaaagaaagaaaaaaagaaagaaaacctaCTTCATTTGAATGTTGCCTTAATAAACTTCTGAATTGCACAATTCCGCATAATACAAGcaaaaaccaaaagaaaaatagtagtCCTGATGTACGCATtccatactttttattatagaatagTAAAACTCCTGCTAgcatctgaaataaaaatataattgaataattgaaaatatgatatttagaATTTTGGTCCAAGTATTACTTATCCTTagacttttttaaaataatgaaaccaaatataaaaaaaagcaaaaaaaaaaagaaagaaagaaaagaaaaagaaatataaaaaatagaatatattttaaatagatatataaaggtatttgaaataatatacttacaaaACTAATGATCTTTATAAAGGGGGTATAGTAATCTACATTGTATACAGCCTCATAAGAACTTTTGTATATAGCTCTTCCTAAATCAACAATGGTAAGTACAATTAATGTTGTTGTAAGTACttgtttagaaat is from Vespula vulgaris chromosome 22, iyVesVulg1.1, whole genome shotgun sequence and encodes:
- the LOC127071524 gene encoding multidrug resistance-associated protein 1 isoform X4 — translated: MENHTMDQFCGSKFWDTDLSWNTDDPDLTECFQKTVLIWVPCVFLWAFSVMEAYYLLNSRRKNVPYTWLYISKQVLTTTLIVLTIVDLGRAIYKSSYEAVYNVDYYTPFIKIISFMLAGVLLFYNKKYGMRTSGLLFFFWFLLVLCGIVQFRSLLRQHSNEEPTYLFVSYMIYYSLVISMFLLNFIVDAEPKYSEYPLVERPCPEQNSSFPSRLIFAWFDSLAWKGFKKPLESTDLWSMNPEDTASEIVPKFGRHWSKTSKKGDNVQNAKASFRKSSGQVDFDNDRRKKVSSILPALCKAFGATFLFGAVLKLIQDIMTFISPQLLKLLIRFVSGGEPLWKGYFYAILLLITATLQTLVLSQYFHRMFLVGLRIRTALITAIYRKAMRMSNSARKESTLGEIVNLMSVDAQRFMDLTAYINMIWSAPLQIVLALSFLWEKLGPAVLAGLAVMIVLIPINALIANKVKTLQIRQMKDKDERVKLMNEVLNGIKVLKLYAWEPSFEEQILHIRRKEIQVLKEAAYLNAGTSFIWSCAPFLVSLVSFATYVLIDKNNVLDSETAFVSLSLFNILRFPLSMLPMMIGNIVQAYVSIKRINNFMNTEELDPNNVHHDQSELHPLIIENGSFTWDIENSDKPILKNINMSIEQGQLVAVVGSVGSGKSSLISAFLGEMEKLNGRVNTKGSIAYVSQQAWIQNATLQDNVLFGKPLNKALYNRVIDACMLGPDLQMLPAGDQTEIGEKGINLSGGQKQRVALARAVYNESDIYFLDDPLSAVDAHVGKHIFENVVGPSGLLKKKTRVHITHDIVYLPEVDNIFVLKDGEITESGTYKQLMDKRGAFAEFLMQHLQEVHTDDGSDADLHEIKQQLESKMGTQEIQEKLTRARSRISESQSESGSITDRRSLNGSLKRQYSTESQQSGNYITGNSIKEKSPLQPKTGEKLIEVEKAETGSVKWKVYSHYLKSIGWFLSISTIVMNAVFQSFSIGSNIWLSAWSNDNMTSVDGTVVNDEARRDMYLGVYGALGLGQATFVMLAQLALVIGCLRSSKMLHSELLFAILRSPVGFFDTTPSGRILNRFGKDIDIIDNVLPPNIRAWLFCLASVIATLFVISFSTPEFVSVIIPIGLIYYFIQRFYVATSRQLKRLESISRSPIYSHFSESVTGAQTIRAFGVQDRFIQESESKVDFNQVCYYPGIIANRWLAIRLEMVGNLIIFFAALFVVLGRNTISAGIVGLSVSYALQITQTLNWLVRMTSDVETNIVAVERIKEYGETPQEAPWVNPENVPPKEWPAEGHVEFKDYKVRYREGLDLILHGLTFSVKGGEKVGIVGRTGAGKSSLTLSLFRILEAASGKIIIDGIDIATLGLHDLRTKLTIIPQDPVLFSGTLRMNLDPFDQHTDDEVWRALERAHLKSFVQNLFNGLLHEVSEGGDNLSVGQRQLICLARALLRKTKVLVLDEATAAVDLETDDLIQRTIREDFKDCTVLTIAHRLNTILDSDKVILLDKGLIIEYDSPEVLLRNSSSAFYSMAKDAGLVA
- the LOC127071524 gene encoding multidrug resistance-associated protein 1 isoform X1, which produces MENHTMDQFCGSKFWDTDLSWNTDDPDLTECFQKTVLIWVPCVFLWAFSVMEAYYLLNSRRKNVPYTWLYISKQVLTTTLIVLTIVDLGRAIYKSSYEAVYNVDYYTPFIKIISFMLAGVLLFYNKKYGMRTSGLLFFFWFLLVLCGIVQFRSLLRQHSNEEPTYLFVSYMIYYSLVISMFLLNFIVDAEPKYSEYPLVERPCPEQNSSFPSRLIFAWFDSLAWKGFKKPLESTDLWSMNPEDTASEIVPKFGRHWSKTSKKGDKLIWSYFSVQNAKASFRKSSGQVDFDNDRRKKVSSILPALCKAFGATFLFGAVLKLIQDIMTFISPQLLKLLIRFVSGGEPLWKGYFYAILLLITATLQTLVLSQYFHRMFLVGLRIRTALITAIYRKAMRMSNSARKESTLGEIVNLMSVDAQRFMDLTAYINMIWSAPLQIVLALSFLWEKLGPAVLAGLAVMIVLIPINALIANKVKTLQIRQMKDKDERVKLMNEVLNGIKVLKLYAWEPSFEEQILHIRRKEIQVLKEAAYLNAGTSFIWSCAPFLVSLVSFATYVLIDKNNVLDSETAFVSLSLFNILRFPLSMLPMMIGNIVQAYVSIKRINNFMNTEELDPNNVHHDQSELHPLIIENGSFTWDIENSDKPILKNINMSIEQGQLVAVVGSVGSGKSSLISAFLGEMEKLNGRVNTKGSIAYVSQQAWIQNATLQDNVLFGKPLNKALYNRVIDACMLGPDLQMLPAGDQTEIGEKGINLSGGQKQRVALARAVYNESDIYFLDDPLSAVDAHVGKHIFENVVGPSGLLKKKTRVHITHDIVYLPEVDNIFVLKDGEITESGTYKQLMDKRGAFAEFLMQHLQEVHTDDGSDADLHEIKQQLESKMGTQEIQEKLTRARSRISESQSESGSITDRRSLNGSLKRQYSTESQQSGNYITGNSIKEKSPLQPKTGEKLIEVEKAETGSVKWKVYSHYLKSIGWFLSISTIVMNAVFQSFSIGSNIWLSAWSNDNMTSVDGTVVNDEARRDMYLGVYGALGLGQGLTVLGMAFFAAKGMVIASTCLFQKTVRHVLHNPMSFFDQTPTGRILSRLGKDTDVVDNILPAILHSWISCLFRVIATLFVISFSTPEFVSVIIPIGLIYYFIQRFYVATSRQLKRLESISRSPIYSHFSESVTGAQTIRAFGVQDRFIQESESKVDFNQVCYYPGIIANRWLAIRLEMVGNLIIFFAALFVVLGRNTISAGIVGLSVSYALQITQTLNWLVRMTSDVETNIVAVERIKEYGETPQEAPWVNPENVPPKEWPAEGHVEFKDYKVRYREGLDLILHGLTFSVKGGEKVGIVGRTGAGKSSLTLSLFRILEAASGKIIIDGIDIATLGLHDLRTKLTIIPQDPVLFSGTLRMNLDPFDQHTDDEVWRALERAHLKSFVQNLFNGLLHEVSEGGDNLSVGQRQLICLARALLRKTKVLVLDEATAAVDLETDDLIQRTIREDFKDCTVLTIAHRLNTILDSDKVILLDKGLIIEYDSPEVLLRNSSSAFYSMAKDAGLVA
- the LOC127071524 gene encoding multidrug resistance-associated protein 1 isoform X3, with product MENHTMDQFCGSKFWDTDLSWNTDDPDLTECFQKTVLIWVPCVFLWAFSVMEAYYLLNSRRKNVPYTWLYISKQVLTTTLIVLTIVDLGRAIYKSSYEAVYNVDYYTPFIKIISFMLAGVLLFYNKKYGMRTSGLLFFFWFLLVLCGIVQFRSLLRQHSNEEPTYLFVSYMIYYSLVISMFLLNFIVDAEPKYSEYPLVERPCPEQNSSFPSRLIFAWFDSLAWKGFKKPLESTDLWSMNPEDTASEIVPKFGRHWSKTSKKGDKLIWSYFSVQNAKASFRKSSGQVDFDNDRRKKVSSILPALCKAFGATFLFGAVLKLIQDIMTFISPQLLKLLIRFVSGGEPLWKGYFYAILLLITATLQTLVLSQYFHRMFLVGLRIRTALITAIYRKAMRMSNSARKESTLGEIVNLMSVDAQRFMDLTAYINMIWSAPLQIVLALSFLWEKLGPAVLAGLAVMIVLIPINALIANKVKTLQIRQMKDKDERVKLMNEVLNGIKVLKLYAWEPSFEEQILHIRRKEIQVLKEAAYLNAGTSFIWSCAPFLVSLVSFATYVLIDKNNVLDSETAFVSLSLFNILRFPLSMLPMMIGNIVQAYVSIKRINNFMNTEELDPNNVHHDQSELHPLIIENGSFTWDIENSDKPILKNINMSIEQGQLVAVVGSVGSGKSSLISAFLGEMEKLNGRVNTKGSIAYVSQQAWIQNATLQDNVLFGKPLNKALYNRVIDACMLGPDLQMLPAGDQTEIGEKGINLSGGQKQRVALARAVYNESDIYFLDDPLSAVDAHVGKHIFENVVGPSGLLKKKTRVHITHDIVYLPEVDNIFVLKDGEITESGTYKQLMDKRGAFAEFLMQHLQEVHTDDGSDADLHEIKQQLESKMGTQEIQEKLTRARSRISESQSESGSITDRRSLNGSLKRQYSTESQQSGNYITGNSIKEKSPLQPKTGEKLIEVEKAETGSVKWKVYSHYLKSIGWFLSISTIVMNAVFQSFSIGSNIWLSAWSNDNMTSVDGTVVNDEARRDMYLGVYGALGLGQAMASFFCDLAPQLGCWLAARQMHIMMLRAVMRAPLTFFDTTPTGRIISRFAKDVDVLDTSLPPQISDSIYCLFEVIATLFVISFSTPEFVSVIIPIGLIYYFIQRFYVATSRQLKRLESISRSPIYSHFSESVTGAQTIRAFGVQDRFIQESESKVDFNQVCYYPGIIANRWLAIRLEMVGNLIIFFAALFVVLGRNTISAGIVGLSVSYALQITQTLNWLVRMTSDVETNIVAVERIKEYGETPQEAPWVNPENVPPKEWPAEGHVEFKDYKVRYREGLDLILHGLTFSVKGGEKVGIVGRTGAGKSSLTLSLFRILEAASGKIIIDGIDIATLGLHDLRTKLTIIPQDPVLFSGTLRMNLDPFDQHTDDEVWRALERAHLKSFVQNLFNGLLHEVSEGGDNLSVGQRQLICLARALLRKTKVLVLDEATAAVDLETDDLIQRTIREDFKDCTVLTIAHRLNTILDSDKVILLDKGLIIEYDSPEVLLRNSSSAFYSMAKDAGLVA
- the LOC127071524 gene encoding multidrug resistance-associated protein 1 isoform X2 translates to MENHTMDQFCGSKFWDTDLSWNTDDPDLTECFQKTVLIWVPCVFLWAFSVMEAYYLLNSRRKNVPYTWLYISKQVLTTTLIVLTIVDLGRAIYKSSYEAVYNVDYYTPFIKIISFMLAGVLLFYNKKYGMRTSGLLFFFWFLLVLCGIVQFRSLLRQHSNEEPTYLFVSYMIYYSLVISMFLLNFIVDAEPKYSEYPLVERPCPEQNSSFPSRLIFAWFDSLAWKGFKKPLESTDLWSMNPEDTASEIVPKFGRHWSKTSKKGDKLIWSYFSVQNAKASFRKSSGQVDFDNDRRKKVSSILPALCKAFGATFLFGAVLKLIQDIMTFISPQLLKLLIRFVSGGEPLWKGYFYAILLLITATLQTLVLSQYFHRMFLVGLRIRTALITAIYRKAMRMSNSARKESTLGEIVNLMSVDAQRFMDLTAYINMIWSAPLQIVLALSFLWEKLGPAVLAGLAVMIVLIPINALIANKVKTLQIRQMKDKDERVKLMNEVLNGIKVLKLYAWEPSFEEQILHIRRKEIQVLKEAAYLNAGTSFIWSCAPFLVSLVSFATYVLIDKNNVLDSETAFVSLSLFNILRFPLSMLPMMIGNIVQAYVSIKRINNFMNTEELDPNNVHHDQSELHPLIIENGSFTWDIENSDKPILKNINMSIEQGQLVAVVGSVGSGKSSLISAFLGEMEKLNGRVNTKGSIAYVSQQAWIQNATLQDNVLFGKPLNKALYNRVIDACMLGPDLQMLPAGDQTEIGEKGINLSGGQKQRVALARAVYNESDIYFLDDPLSAVDAHVGKHIFENVVGPSGLLKKKTRVHITHDIVYLPEVDNIFVLKDGEITESGTYKQLMDKRGAFAEFLMQHLQEVHTDDGSDADLHEIKQQLESKMGTQEIQEKLTRARSRISESQSESGSITDRRSLNGSLKRQYSTESQQSGNYITGNSIKEKSPLQPKTGEKLIEVEKAETGSVKWKVYSHYLKSIGWFLSISTIVMNAVFQSFSIGSNIWLSAWSNDNMTSVDGTVVNDEARRDMYLGVYGALGLGQATFVMLAQLALVIGCLRSSKMLHSELLFAILRSPVGFFDTTPSGRILNRFGKDIDIIDNVLPPNIRAWLFCLASVIATLFVISFSTPEFVSVIIPIGLIYYFIQRFYVATSRQLKRLESISRSPIYSHFSESVTGAQTIRAFGVQDRFIQESESKVDFNQVCYYPGIIANRWLAIRLEMVGNLIIFFAALFVVLGRNTISAGIVGLSVSYALQITQTLNWLVRMTSDVETNIVAVERIKEYGETPQEAPWVNPENVPPKEWPAEGHVEFKDYKVRYREGLDLILHGLTFSVKGGEKVGIVGRTGAGKSSLTLSLFRILEAASGKIIIDGIDIATLGLHDLRTKLTIIPQDPVLFSGTLRMNLDPFDQHTDDEVWRALERAHLKSFVQNLFNGLLHEVSEGGDNLSVGQRQLICLARALLRKTKVLVLDEATAAVDLETDDLIQRTIREDFKDCTVLTIAHRLNTILDSDKVILLDKGLIIEYDSPEVLLRNSSSAFYSMAKDAGLVA
- the LOC127071524 gene encoding multidrug resistance-associated protein 1 isoform X5, coding for MENHTMDQFCGSKFWDTDLSWNTDDPDLTECFQKTVLIWVPCVFLWAFSVMEAYYLLNSRRKNVPYTWLYISKQVLTTTLIVLTIVDLGRAIYKSSYEAVYNVDYYTPFIKIISFMLAGVLLFYNKKYGMRTSGLLFFFWFLLVLCGIVQFRSLLRQHSNEEPTYLFVSYMIYYSLVISMFLLNFIVDAEPKYSEYPLVERPCPEQNSSFPSRLIFAWFDSLAWKGFKKPLESTDLWSMNPEDTASEIVPKFGRHWSKTSKKGDNVQNAKASFRKSSGQVDFDNDRRKKVSSILPALCKAFGATFLFGAVLKLIQDIMTFISPQLLKLLIRFVSGGEPLWKGYFYAILLLITATLQTLVLSQYFHRMFLVGLRIRTALITAIYRKAMRMSNSARKESTLGEIVNLMSVDAQRFMDLTAYINMIWSAPLQIVLALSFLWEKLGPAVLAGLAVMIVLIPINALIANKVKTLQIRQMKDKDERVKLMNEVLNGIKVLKLYAWEPSFEEQILHIRRKEIQVLKEAAYLNAGTSFIWSCAPFLVSLVSFATYVLIDKNNVLDSETAFVSLSLFNILRFPLSMLPMMIGNIVQAYVSIKRINNFMNTEELDPNNVHHDQSELHPLIIENGSFTWDIENSDKPILKNINMSIEQGQLVAVVGSVGSGKSSLISAFLGEMEKLNGRVNTKGSIAYVSQQAWIQNATLQDNVLFGKPLNKALYNRVIDACMLGPDLQMLPAGDQTEIGEKGINLSGGQKQRVALARAVYNESDIYFLDDPLSAVDAHVGKHIFENVVGPSGLLKKKTRVHITHDIVYLPEVDNIFVLKDGEITESGTYKQLMDKRGAFAEFLMQHLQEVHTDDGSDADLHEIKQQLESKMGTQEIQEKLTRARSRISESQSESGSITDRRSLNGSLKRQYSTESQQSGNYITGNSIKEKSPLQPKTGEKLIEVEKAETGSVKWKVYSHYLKSIGWFLSISTIVMNAVFQSFSIGSNIWLSAWSNDNMTSVDGTVVNDEARRDMYLGVYGALGLGQAMASFFCDLAPQLGCWLAARQMHIMMLRAVMRAPLTFFDTTPTGRIISRFAKDVDVLDTSLPPQISDSIYCLFEVIATLFVISFSTPEFVSVIIPIGLIYYFIQRFYVATSRQLKRLESISRSPIYSHFSESVTGAQTIRAFGVQDRFIQESESKVDFNQVCYYPGIIANRWLAIRLEMVGNLIIFFAALFVVLGRNTISAGIVGLSVSYALQITQTLNWLVRMTSDVETNIVAVERIKEYGETPQEAPWVNPENVPPKEWPAEGHVEFKDYKVRYREGLDLILHGLTFSVKGGEKVGIVGRTGAGKSSLTLSLFRILEAASGKIIIDGIDIATLGLHDLRTKLTIIPQDPVLFSGTLRMNLDPFDQHTDDEVWRALERAHLKSFVQNLFNGLLHEVSEGGDNLSVGQRQLICLARALLRKTKVLVLDEATAAVDLETDDLIQRTIREDFKDCTVLTIAHRLNTILDSDKVILLDKGLIIEYDSPEVLLRNSSSAFYSMAKDAGLVA